In one Butyrivibrio proteoclasticus B316 genomic region, the following are encoded:
- a CDS encoding glutathione peroxidase produces the protein MGFYDYSVTDAQGNEVSMADFKGKVVLVVNTATGCGFTPHYKDIEAMYEQYHDQGLEVLDIPCNQFAGQTPGTDDEIHEFCQLHYNTKFPQMTKSEVNGEGQLPLYKFLKEQKGFEGFGKGPAALAMSVMLKKIDKDYKNNPDIKWNFTKFVVDREGNVVARFEPTEDMKKVAECVASLI, from the coding sequence ATGGGATTTTATGATTATTCTGTAACTGATGCTCAGGGAAACGAAGTTTCTATGGCTGATTTCAAGGGCAAGGTAGTTCTTGTTGTTAACACTGCTACAGGTTGTGGCTTCACACCTCATTACAAGGATATCGAGGCTATGTATGAGCAGTATCATGATCAGGGTCTTGAGGTTCTTGATATCCCTTGTAACCAGTTCGCTGGACAGACTCCTGGTACAGACGATGAGATTCATGAGTTCTGCCAGCTTCATTACAATACTAAGTTCCCTCAGATGACTAAGTCAGAGGTTAACGGTGAGGGTCAGCTTCCTCTTTACAAGTTCCTCAAGGAGCAGAAGGGCTTTGAAGGTTTCGGCAAGGGACCTGCAGCTCTTGCTATGAGTGTTATGCTCAAGAAGATTGATAAAGATTACAAGAATAATCCTGATATTAAGTGGAACTTCACTAAGTTCGTTGTAGATCGTGAGGGTAATGTTGTAGCCCGCTTCGAGCCTACAGAAGACATGAAAAAGGTTGCAGAGTGTGTAGCATCTCTTATCTAA